From one Triticum urartu cultivar G1812 chromosome 3, Tu2.1, whole genome shotgun sequence genomic stretch:
- the LOC125546350 gene encoding zinc finger MYM-type protein 1-like, with protein sequence MKKKGVTIFEMWDKSSKTRKITPTSTPTSLSVEVESNLQLALVQRHDEAPQPERETTPIVEDDEAVDEDDESMPQFEADLAALERDPSKRLPISSYHANDQDRVRRRYIDLGACQPKDHKFEIRDFSGHPRRFCPTWFKDYKWLEYSVQEEAAFCFVCYLFKDKTKSPGGDAFVNGGFNNWNLKARLKRHIGAVSSAHAEAQEKYDMFTTPTTSIRESIASNTTQYKVLYKLRVTWTLKCLRFLLHQGLAFRGHDESDDSLNKGNFLELLNWLAGNFEEVDRVVLKNAPQNCKMACHDIQQELIKCCAQLTTKLVIEDLDGGHFAVLADESSDMYQNEQLAVCLRYVDKKGRTVVRFLGLAHVEDTSSLTLKAAIEDMLMAYNFSFVMVRGQGYDGASNMKGNANGMKKLIMDESPYAYYVHCFAHQLQLTLVAVAKESGDCNWFFQQLACLLNVLGYSCKKMRMLRIAQAEELIAALELEEVETGTGLNQEMGIGRPCDTRWGSHYKTVNHVISMYPAIRRVLIRIAKEYNGTEAVAAMTMLTSFRTFEFVFMAHLMQEIFEYTDDLSRALQKKRSRYC encoded by the coding sequence ATGAAGAAGAAGGGTGTTACCATATTTGAAATGTGGGACAAATCTTCAAAGACAAGGAAAATAACTCCTACATCCACACCAACTTCTCTTTCCGTTGAGGTCGAGAGCAATCTGCAGCTAGCACTAGTGCAAAGACATGACGAAGCTCCACAACCGGAGAGGGAGACAACTCCAATTGTAGAAGATGATGAAGcggtcgatgaagatgatgaatcAATGCCCCAATTTGAAGCAGATTTGGCAGCTCTGGAACGTGATCCCAGCAAGCGACTTCCCATATCTTCATATCATGCCAATGACCAAGATAGAGTTAGAAGGAGATACATTGACTTGGGTGCTTGTCAACCAAAGGATCATAAGTTTGAGATCAGAGATTTTAGTGGACATCCCCGTCGCTTTTGCCCTACTTGGTTTAAGGATTATAAGTGGCTTGAGTATAGTGTGCAAGAAGAGGCTGCTTTCTGCTTTGTTTGCTACTTGTTCAAGGATAAAACAAAAAGTCCCGGAGGAGATGCATTCGTGAACGGTGGGTTTAATAATTGGAACTTGAAAGCTAGATTGAAGAGGCATATTGGTGCTGTTAGTAGTGCTCACGCTGAAGCTCAAGAAAAGTATGATATGTTCACTACACCTACAACATCAATTAGGGAGTCCATTGCTTCAAACACCACACAGTACAAGGTTCTATATAAGCTCCGTGTGACATGGACACTCAAGTGTTTAAGATTCCTATTGCACCAAGGTTTGGCATTTAGAGgacatgatgaaagtgatgacTCACTAAATAAAGGAAATTTCCTTGAGCTTTTAAATTGGCTAGCAGGAAACTTTGAAGAGGTTGATAGGGTGGTTCTAAAGAATGCTCCACAAAATTGTAAGATGGCTTGCCATGATATACAACAAGAGTTGATCAAATGTTGTGCCCAGCTGACTACTAAACTAGTCATTGAAGATCTTGATGGTGGACATTTTGCAGTACTTGCAGATGAGTCTAGTGATATGTACCAGAATGAACAACTAGCTGTTTGCTTGCGTTATGTGGATAAGAAAGGAAGGACAGTTgtgagatttcttggtcttgcccATGTTGAAGACACTTCCTCTTTAACACTTAAAGCTGCAATTGAGGACATGCTTATGGCATACAATTTCAGCTTTGTAATGGTCCGTGGGCAAGGATATGATGGGGCTAGTAATATGAAAGGTAATGCTAATGGCATGAAGAAACTAATTATGGATGAGTCTCCTTATGCCTATTATGTCCATTGCTTTGCCCATCAACTACAATTAACTCTTGTTGCTGTTGCAAAGGAGAGTGGTGATTGTAATTGGTTCTTTCAACAGCTAGCATGTTTGCTAAATGTTCTAGGCTATTCTTGTAAAAAGATGAGAATGCTTCGAATAGCTCAAGCTGAGGAACTTATTGCTGCATTAGAGTTGGAAGAAGTAGAAACCGGGACGGGTTTGAATCAAGAAATGGGTATTGGAAGGCCATGTGATACTCGTTGGGGCTCTCACTACAAGACTGTCAACCATGTTATCTCTATGTATCCGGCAATAAGGCGTGTTCTCATAAGGATTGCAAAAGAGTATAATGGCACAGAGGCAGTAGCAGCAATGACTATGTTGACATCATTTCGGACATTTGAATTTGTTTTCATGGCACACTTGATGCAAGAAATATTTGAATATACCGATGACTTGAGTAGAGCTTTGCAAAAAAAAAGATCAAGATATTGTTAA
- the LOC125546348 gene encoding uncharacterized protein LOC125546348 isoform X2, producing the protein MEGDRAGGPEAADLRRDMAAARAACERRIAHGRERTAAAASAFRGAILFARSLAEHSVAHREKLNALKDQLRELEAGLAEALSTQLKKESECKLTSESISNATATNEELRGLLLDQRARRDEFANVISHQLQAIEALEANVDVMGKKNLDEAIMWYNKFLGFRVVAGKGLNLSSAKLTCKVLTMSIRFA; encoded by the exons ATGGAAGGGGACCGCGCGGGAGGACCCGAGGCCGCGGATCTGCGCCGCGacatggcggcggcgcgggcggcctGCGAGCGGCGGATCGCGCATGGCCGCGAGCGCACCGCGGCGGCCGCCTCCGCCTTCCGCGGCGCCATCCTCTTCGCCCGCTCGCTCGCCGAGCACAGCGTCGCGCACCGAG AAAAGCTCAACGCTCTAAAGGACCAGCTCAGGGAACTGGAGGCAGGTCTGGCAGAAGCTCTGTCCA CCCAACTGAAGAAAGAATCTGAATGTAAGCTCACCAGCGAGTCGATCTCGAACGCCACTGCAACGAACGAGGAGCTCAGAGGCCTGCTCTTGGATCAGAGGGCTAGGAGAGATGAGTTTGCAAACGTCATATCACATCAGCTCCAAG CTATCGAAGCTCTTGAAGCTAATGTTGATGTGATGGGGAAAAAGAACCTGGACGAAGCTATTATGTGGTACAATAAATTTCTTGGTTTTCGAGTTGTTGCAGGGAAG GGGTTAAATTTGTCTTCAGCAAAGTTGACATGCAAAGTCCTGACGATGAGTATTCGTTTTGCATAA
- the LOC125546348 gene encoding ankyrin repeat-containing protein ITN1-like isoform X1 yields MAGHTSTTTASSSGGMDKRLMKAATSGASTSMYAMAALDRSILLGTTPQGNTCLHISCIYGHEGFCKDVLELEESLIKAVNLDGETPLITAVRNGHVSLASFLLAQHCSVLGSRQPILQQDKYGFNALHHAICSGHKDLSLELVTAEPALSQAVGKHNESPMYFAATRNFTQVFEKLIQNPLSACSGGEHGRNCLHAAVMNGDQEFVKIIMKKRPESAREVDKYQNTPIVLAVRYTNIDILQVMLEYDSTLGYLIGNSGFPLLNDAAYRGLVAPAEKLLEHCPDAPYLEPDGSTLLHTAVSLDHPEFVEFVLRTPILRKLVNVQDHNGSTALHLAVRRCNPRVVTALLSHVDIDLTLLDDICNTAAWELSKISLNAKTLNWNEVAMLMSKAKPHDAPVLHNLHIRVKRRTTDASRQDAKSLTQTYTSNTSLVAILIATITFAAAFTLPGGYSNDAGSEGLPIMSRKFAFQAFLISDVLAMCSSFAVAFICIIAKWEDYEFLVYYRSFTKKLMWFAYVTTTTAFSTGLYTVLAPGVHWLAIAICLMVALLPILTKLLGEWPILKLRLKLGKDFNSDFLDMV; encoded by the exons ATGGCAGGCCATACGTCAACAACAACAGCTAGTTCATCGGGAGGAATGGACAAACGGCTCATGAAAGCAGCCACATCTGGTGCGTCCACGTCAATGTATGCCATGGCTGCACTGGATCGAAGCATTCTTCTTGGAACAACTCCGCAAGGAAACACCTGCCTTCACATTTCCTGCATTTATGGCCATGAGGGATTCTGCAAGGACGTGCTTGAACTGGAAGAGTCTCTCATCAAGGCTGTAAACTTGGACGGGGAGACACCACTTATTACCGCAGTGAGAAATGGCCACGTCTCTTTGGCTTCTTTTTTACTCGCTCAGCACTGCTCTGTGCTAGGATCGAGGCAGCCAATCCTGCAACAGGACAAGTACGGATTTAATGCACTGCACCATGCCATTTGTAGCGGCCACAAGGATCTTTCACTGGAATTGGTAACAGCAGAGCCTGCGCTGTCGCAAGCTGTGGGCAAGCACAATGAGTCGCCGATGTACTTCGCGGCGACGAGAAATTTTACACAGGTTTTTGAGAAACTAATTCAAAATCCTTTGTCAGCTTGCTCGGGAGGTGAACATGGTCGCAATTGTCTACATGCTGCTGTTATGAATGGAGATCAAG AATTTGTCAAAATAATTATGAAGAAACGTCCTGAATCGGCGAGAGAAGTCGACAAATACCAAAATACTCCAATAGTACTTGCTGTACGATACACCAATATTGACATTTTACAAGTAATGCTGGAATATGATTCAACTCTTGGGTATTTAATAGGCAACAGCGGTTTTCCTCTGCTTAATGATGCGGCATATCGAGGTCTGGTTGCTCCTGCTGAAAAGCTCCTGGAACACTGCCCCGATGCTCCTTATCTTGAACCAGATGGTTCGACATTGCTTCATACAGCTGTATCGCTTGATCATCCGGAGTTCGTTGAGTTTGTCCTTAGGACGCCAATACTTCGCAAGCTTGTTAATGTGCAAGACCACAACGGAAGCACCGCTCTACATTTGGCAGTCCGAAGATGCAATCCTAGAGTGGTTACTGCTTTATTGTCACACGTGGATATAGATTTAACATTGCTTGATGACATATGTAATACAGCAGCCTGGGAACTGTCGAAAATCAGCCTGAATGCCAAGACTTTAAACTGG AATGAAGTGGCCATGCTTATGTCGAAAGCTAAGCCACATGATGCTCCtgttcttcataatcttcacattCGTGTCAAGCGACGGACGACTGATGCATCAAGGCAGGATGCAAAATCACTAACTCAAACATACACAAGCAACACTTCGTTAGTGGCGATTCTTATTGCGACTATCACCTTTGCTGCTGCCTTCACCCTGCCAGGAGGATACAGCAATGATGCAGGAAGCGAGGGACTTCCCATCATGTCTAGGAAGTTTGCATTTCAGGCATTCTTGATTTCTGACGTCTTAGCAATGTGCTCCTCATTTGCTGTTGCCTTCATATGCATTATAGCAAAGTGGGAGGATTATGAGTTCTTGGTTTATTACAGATCCTTCACTAAGAAGCTCATGTGGTTTGCATACGTGACAACAACTACCGCCTTTTCAACTGGTTTATACACGGTGCTAGCTCCAGGTGTCCACTGGTTAGCGATTGCAATTTGTCTTATGGTAGCTTTACTGCCCATTCTCACAAAGCTGCTGGGCGAATGGCCTATCTTGAAGCTCAGACTTAAGCTCGGTAAAGATTTCAACTCTGATTTTCTTGATATGGTCTGA